The following proteins are co-located in the Mycolicibacterium goodii genome:
- a CDS encoding NAD-dependent epimerase/dehydratase family protein, translating into MRALVTGAAGFIGSNLVDRLLVDGHQVIGIDNFWTGDPSNLEFAVRQANSGSRAFTLVKTDILAPELTDVVAGACPHVVFHLAARVESDISLPDPLVDARNNVLGTINLLEACRQVGVRRVVYATSGDSRYGDGPSSSHAAAKLSGELYLRAYAEMFGLAPICLALSNVYGPRQRPHGVAALITILASAMVTGRPYVVNRDHADAHDFVYVDDAVDAFVRAAHAPIETIGNYDISGGVPVTATDIHHAIAAVLDDAAPPGAIGEESRKLSEKIVDANTETNTEQGLGWKPTVGLADGIRQTVEWLCRTLESEPATADFMAAGA; encoded by the coding sequence ATGAGAGCCTTGGTAACCGGTGCCGCCGGGTTCATCGGGTCGAACCTCGTCGACCGTCTGCTGGTCGACGGTCATCAGGTCATCGGGATCGACAACTTCTGGACCGGAGACCCGTCCAACCTGGAATTCGCGGTACGGCAGGCGAACTCGGGAAGCCGCGCGTTCACGCTGGTGAAGACGGACATCCTGGCCCCCGAGCTCACCGACGTCGTCGCGGGTGCCTGCCCTCATGTGGTCTTCCACCTGGCCGCACGTGTCGAAAGCGACATCTCGCTGCCCGATCCGCTGGTGGACGCCCGCAACAACGTGCTCGGAACCATCAACCTCCTGGAGGCCTGCAGGCAGGTCGGGGTCCGCCGAGTCGTCTATGCGACGTCCGGGGATTCCCGGTACGGAGACGGTCCGTCGTCATCTCACGCGGCCGCGAAACTCTCCGGTGAGTTGTACCTGCGGGCGTATGCCGAGATGTTCGGTCTGGCACCGATATGCCTTGCCCTGTCCAACGTCTACGGGCCACGCCAGCGCCCTCACGGTGTCGCGGCGCTCATCACCATCCTTGCCAGCGCGATGGTCACGGGTCGCCCGTACGTGGTGAACCGGGACCACGCGGATGCGCACGACTTCGTCTACGTCGACGACGCCGTCGACGCGTTCGTGCGCGCAGCACATGCGCCGATCGAGACGATCGGTAACTACGACATCAGCGGCGGTGTGCCCGTCACGGCCACCGACATACACCACGCGATTGCCGCGGTGCTCGACGACGCAGCGCCGCCAGGTGCCATCGGGGAGGAGAGCAGGAAGTTGTCCGAAAAGATTGTTGACGCCAACACTGAAACCAACACCGAACAAGGTCTCGGGTGGAAACCCACTGTCGGCCTCGCGGATGGGATCCGCCAGACCGTCGAATGGTTGTGCCGCACGCTCGAATCCGAGCCTGCAACAGCGGACTTCATGGCGGCAGGTGCATGA